A region of Roseobacter litoralis Och 149 DNA encodes the following proteins:
- a CDS encoding response regulator: protein MNILIVDDSEYDALELSTKLATILPAAVVTWRSSPDRALEKVACSDAKPYDIVFVDQHMPGRLGTDLVKKLGKMLNRKVTRVVMLTSDGGDTTRATALVSDCDGFLTKPVDMNRLRAFLDGSRCQWEMSDLPTNMEHYWKLLENRESKLNGSVR from the coding sequence TTGAATATTCTGATCGTTGATGACAGTGAATATGACGCCTTGGAGTTGTCGACCAAGCTGGCGACGATTTTGCCTGCGGCGGTCGTAACGTGGCGGTCTTCGCCGGATCGAGCGCTTGAGAAAGTTGCGTGCAGCGATGCGAAGCCTTACGACATCGTCTTTGTAGACCAACATATGCCAGGACGTCTTGGCACGGATTTGGTGAAAAAACTTGGTAAGATGCTGAACCGAAAAGTCACCCGCGTGGTTATGCTCACCAGCGATGGCGGTGACACTACCCGGGCTACGGCGCTCGTCAGCGATTGCGATGGGTTTTTGACAAAACCAGTCGACATGAACCGGCTTCGTGCATTCTTAGACGGCTCAAGGTGCCAATGGGAGATGTCGGATTTGCCGACAAACATGGAACACTATTGGAAATTGTTGGAAAACCGTGAAAGCAAATTGAATGGCTCTGTGCGTTAG